From the Harpia harpyja isolate bHarHar1 chromosome 16, bHarHar1 primary haplotype, whole genome shotgun sequence genome, one window contains:
- the LOC128152587 gene encoding uncharacterized protein LOC128152587: MVGFQKEGFLKSSTSQGRDQLPVQVADVTGEQDGEVPGSSGQAGRHRGSSPSTPAEEQESSVPASDEDSPARTTESWQWPLSSSETHSNVGEDFEGFQTPARTPECTMDIQSPGDQSLSRTPQFESDSPEEEEGNDEMNEERCGVEPVPRDRGWRGQPQLTEGEKLLMETNSRIVQLLENIKREHAQSMGLMSQSMGRMELQLGIVATSTRAIHNYLSEILAFLKQPRTQVLETRISQRATPHVELTCASTWTGEDAVASSTVCLPGAEGTSDSREPPQATLPCRSGRLQRAITERASLPMPTRQAKGGGKKK, translated from the exons ATGGTGGGATTTCAAAAGGAGGGATTCTTAAAGAGCAGCACATCTCAGGGGAGGGATCAACTGCCAGTCCAAGTGGCAG ATGTCACTGGGGAACAAGATGGGGAGGTTCCTGGATCCTCGGGGCAAGCCGGCCGTCACCGAGGGAGCTCGCCGTCCACGCCGGCCGAAGAACAGGAATCCTCGGTGCCTGCCTCTGACGAAGACTCGCCGGCCAGGACCACAGAGAGCTGGCAGTGGCCGTTGTCCTCGTCTGAAACGCACAGCAACGTTGGGGAGGATTTTGAGGGATTTCAAACGCCAGCGCGGACTCCGGAGTGTACTATGGACATACAGTCTCCCGGGGATCAGTCACTCAGTAGGACTCCTCAGTTTGAAAGTGACtctcctgaggaggaggagggaaatgaTGAAATGAATGAAGAGCGCTGCGGTGTTGAGCCTGTCCCTAGGGATCGGGGTTGGAGAGGGCAGCCCCAGCTAACAGAGGGAGAGAAGCTGTTGATGGAAACCAACAGTAGGATTGTGCAGCTGCTGGAAAATATCAAGAGGGAGCATGCACAGTCCATGGGTCTCATGTCACAGTCCATGGGCCGTATGGAGCTGCAGCTGGGCATTGTGGCTACCTCCACAAGAGCCATCCATAACTACCTGTCAGAGATTTTAGCTTTCCTCAAGCAGCCAAGGACGCAGGTCCTTGAAACGCGCATCTCCCAAAGAGCCACCCCCCATGTCGAGTTAACTTGTGCCTCGACATGGACCGGTGAGGACGCAGTGGCATCCTCCACTGTGTGCTTACCCGGGGCCGAAGGGACGAGCGACTCTCGAGAACCACCGCAGGCCACGCTGCCTTGTCGCAGTGGCCGGCTGCAGAGAGCCATAACCGAGAGGGCCTCGTTGCCCATGCCTACACGCCAGGcaaaagggggagggaagaaaaaataa